CACGGAGACGTTCGTCGTCAGCACGCTCGCCGTGAACAGCGTCAGCAGCCCCGTGGCCACCAGCAGCCCCATGGGCTTGCTCATGCCGACTCCCTCCCCCGTCGTCCTGCCGCTCACAGAGCGGCACGCACGACAGTAGCGGCGCCAGGCACCCCCCGGGGCCTTTCCGCCAAAATAAAATAATTCGCCGACGAGTCACGTACGGACAGCGAGGAGTCACGTACGGATCCGTGCGTGACTCCTCGGCGTCCGTGCGTGACTCGTCGGCGTCCGTGCGTGACTCGTGGGCGTCTGTGAGGGCGGTCAGACGGTGACGCGGAAGATGCGGTCGTCGCCCTTGGTGGGGTCGCCGCGGCCGTCGGTGTTGCTCGTGGTCACCCACAGGGCACCGTCCGGGGCGACGGCGACCGTGCGGATGCGCCCGTGGTCGCCCGCGAAGTGGGCTACGGGCTTCCCGGCGCTCTCCCCGTCGAGCGGGACCGCGAACAGGCACTCGCCCTGCAGCGCCCCGACGTACGCCGTCGACTTCGTGATCGCGACCCCGGACGGCGAGCACTCGTCGGTCCCCCACGTCACCTTCGGGTCGATCAGGTCGCCGTCACCGCCCTTGCCCTCCACCTGCGGCCAGCCGTAGTTGCCGCCGCGCTCGATGAGGTTCAGCTCGTCCGCGCTCTTCTCACCGAACTCCGCCGCCCACAGCCGGCCGTCCTGGTCCAGGGCGAGGCCCTCGATGTTCCGGTGCCCGTACGACCAGGTCCGGTTGCCGAACGGGTTGCCGGTCACGGCCTTGCCGTCCCGGTCGATCCGCAGCACCTTGCCGGCCAGGGAGTCGCGGTCCTGCGCGAGCTCACCGTTGCCTGAGTCCCCCGTCGAGACGTAGAGGGATCCCTCGTCGTCGAACAGCAACCGGCCGCCGTGGTGCCGCGACCCGATCGGGATGCCGGTGAGGATCGGCTCGGGATCGCCCACCGAGTCCCCGTCGAGACGCATGCGGACGACCCGGTCGTCCGACGCCGTCGTCATGTACGCGAACAGCGTGCTGTCGTCCCCCGGCGCGAGCGCGATGCCGAGCAGACCGCCCTCCCCACCGGGGACTCCGTTGGAGCCGGCCACCGAGCCGAGCGTCGTGGTCGTGCCGTCGACCGAGACCCGGACGATGCTGCCGTCGTCGCGCTGCGAGACCAGGGCGTCGCCTCCGGGGAGGAACGCGATCCCCCACGGCACGTTCAGCCCGGTCGCGATCGTGGACGCGATCTGCGGTGTGCCCGCAGCGGGTGCGGCCGACGTCGAGGGGTCGGGGGCGGTGGTCGCGGGAGCGGTCGAGGACACCTTCGGCCTCGGGTCGTCCCGATCCCGGCTGCACCCGAGCAGCGTGACGGCGCCGACTGCGGCGAGACCGGTCAGGAGTGAACGTCGTTCCATGAACAGATCATGCCCGCTTCCGGCACGTCGTGCCGGGTCCCGGCGGCCGAGGCCGGATCAGGCGATGCCGCTGCGCATCTGGCCGAGACGCGTGCGGTACTCGGTGAAGGGCACCCGGTCGACGTTCAGCGGCGGCTCGAGCTCCCGGATCACCTGTCGCTCCAGATCACGCAGCTCCGCGCGGTCCTCGCCGACCCAGCTGGAGACGGACAGGTGCTCCAGCATCCAGTCGGTCATCACCTCGTCGTCCAGGGTCGCCATCCTCAGGTGCCCTCGCAGCACCGTCGCCAGGTTCATCCGGAACGTCGACGCGCGAGCCAGGCCGTGCAGCTGCACACGGTCGATGTGCTCGCGCAGGGTGGTCACCGGCTCGGCGGCCGGGAGCCGTCCGGAGCCCCCGACCTGTCCGACGAAGATCAGTCCCGCGCGTACCGGCAGCCGGAGGCAGCGGTTGAGCTCGCGCGCGCCGACGGGGTCCACGATCCAGCCGTACAAGCCGGGCGTCTCGGGCAGGCCGGAGAGATCCGACGCCGGGACGGCCTGGCTGGCATCTGCCAGCTCGTGCGCGACCGACGCCACGGGAGAGATCTGGACGACCGGCGCGAGGTCCGGCGCCTCGGCGGGCTCCGCGTCGGGCGGGTCGACCG
Above is a genomic segment from Aeromicrobium chenweiae containing:
- a CDS encoding PQQ-dependent sugar dehydrogenase translates to MERRSLLTGLAAVGAVTLLGCSRDRDDPRPKVSSTAPATTAPDPSTSAAPAAGTPQIASTIATGLNVPWGIAFLPGGDALVSQRDDGSIVRVSVDGTTTTLGSVAGSNGVPGGEGGLLGIALAPGDDSTLFAYMTTASDDRVVRMRLDGDSVGDPEPILTGIPIGSRHHGGRLLFDDEGSLYVSTGDSGNGELAQDRDSLAGKVLRIDRDGKAVTGNPFGNRTWSYGHRNIEGLALDQDGRLWAAEFGEKSADELNLIERGGNYGWPQVEGKGGDGDLIDPKVTWGTDECSPSGVAITKSTAYVGALQGECLFAVPLDGESAGKPVAHFAGDHGRIRTVAVAPDGALWVTTSNTDGRGDPTKGDDRIFRVTV